The genome window GGCGGTGCGGTGGCGCCGCGGCCGATCAAGCTGCACGTCGCGCTCGCGTTCGCGAACATGGCGGTGGCCGGCATGTTCGGCGCGATCGTCGGCATGAACCGGGTCTCGGGATGGTTCGCCTGGTCGCCGCTGTCGCTCGCGTACGCGCACGCGCACCTGGCGGCGATTGGCTGGGCGGTGATGATGGCGGTCGGCCTCGGATACCGGCTGGTTCCGATGGTGCTGCCATCGCGGATGCCCGACGGCGCATCCACCGCGATCAGCGCCGTGCTGCTCGAGGCTGGCGCCGTCATCCTCGCCGTCGCGCTTGTACTCGAGTCCGCCTGGATCGTGGTGGGAGGGTTCCTCGCCGGTGGAGGCATCGCCGCATTCCTCGCGCATCTGCGCGTGATGCTGCGCTCGCGGCTCCCTCCGCCCGCCGAGCTGCCGCGGCCCGACTGGCCGACGTGGCAGACGCGCGCAGCCTTCGCGTGGCTGATCGCGAGCGCGGCCATCGGTGTATCGCTCTCGATGCCGCAGGCCGCCGAAGCCGGTGCGAGAAACGGGACGCGCTGGATCTACGGCACCGCGGGACTTGTGGGATTTCTCTCGCAGGTCGTCATCGGGATCCAGGGCCGGCTGCTGCCGCTGCACGGGTGGTATCGCGCGTTCCAGGCCGCGGGGCTGGCGCAGCCCGCGCGCTCCGCACATTCGCTGGGCAGCCCCGCGCTCGCGGCGGCAGTCTTCTGGACGTGGACCGCCGGCGTCCCGGCGCTCGCGGCCGGGTTCGCCTCGTCTGCATGGTGGCTCGTCAGCGCGGGGAGCGGCCTGCTGCTTGCCGGTGTCGTCCTGAACGCGGCGCGCGGCTGGTCGATCGTCAGGAGCGCGTCGGCAGCCTGATCGTGAACTTCGCGCCGCGCGGGCTGCGGTTGCGGACTGAAATCTCTCCGCCGTGGGCCTCGACGATTCGCTTGCAGATGCTGAGTCCCAGGCCGTAGCCGCCGGTTTTCCTGGACCGGGAGCGGTCCACGCGGAAAAACGGCTCGAACAGGTTCGCCAAATCCGCTTCAGGTACTCCCGGGCCATCATCCGCCACGCGGATGACCACGGCGCCGTTCTCGCGCGCCGCCGAAATTTCTACGGCCCGGCTGTCGGGCAGCGAGTACTTCACCCCGTTCTCCACCAGGTTGCGCAGCGCGGTACGGAGGCGATCGGCATCAATCTCGGCGTCGATCCCCGGCGCGGCACGTTCTGTAACAGAGTGAAACAGGGGGGAGCCCCTTGACTACGCTCGGGGCAGGGACTGCCCTACAATGAGCCGTGCCCTTCGTCTACATCGTGCGGTGCGCGGACGGCACGCTCTATACCGGGTGCGCGAAAGATCTCGACGCGCGGGTCGCGACGCACAACGGCGCGCGCGGTGCGAAGTACACCCGCGGCCGGCTGCCCGTCGTGCTGGTCTACAAGGAGCGCTGCCGATCGCTTGGGGCCGCGCTGCGCCGCGAGCATGAGATCAAGAGGTTGAGGCGAAGAGAGAAGGAGGCGCTCGTGCGGAATAAGTGTGACAGTCACACTTTCCGGAACCGCCACGCCGGAAAGTGTGANNNNNNNNNNNNNNAAGTGTGACTGTCACACTTATTCCCCGCCCGTGATCCGCGCCAGGACCGCCGCGACGACGCGGTCGCAGCGCGGGCGATAGAAGCGGAAGGCATCCGGCGCCGTGGCGCCCGTCCGTTCGAGCAGCGATTGCCGCAGCGCCGCCCTCGCGCGCGACAGGCGCGTCTTGACGACATCCTCGGAAACCTCGAGGGTTTCCGCAACTTCGGCCGTGCTGAGCCCTTCGACATCCCGCAACATGAACACTTCGCGCGAGCCGTCGGGCAGGCGGTCGATCGCCCACTCGAGCAACCCGCGCAGCTCGCCGCTGAACGCCTGGCGCTCGGGATCGTCGGTTGAACCTGGGGTCATGAACGGCTCCACGTTCGACGTTTCATCGAAGGGTTCGTAGCGCTGCCGGCGGCGCACTCGCGCCAGGGCCTCGTTGATCGCGATCTTCGTCAGCCAGGTCGAGAACCTCGCCGCGCCCGAGAACTGTCGAAGGTGCGCGTACGCGTTGACGTAGGCCTGCTGCATCACGTCTTCGGCCTCGCGCTCGTCGCGCACGATCGCCCGGGCCGCGCGGTAGATGCGCTCGTTGTAGCGGCGCATCAAGACCTCGAACAGCGCCGTCTGCCCCCTCAACACCTGGGCGACGACCTGCTCGTCGCTGAGCCCGTTCCACTGTTCCAGCACGGCCGCGCTGACCACGTACATCCCTCCGCCTCCATAGATTAGAGCAGCTGGGGTCAAAACGGTGACACGCGCCCGGTGGGCCTCAGAGGAGAATAAGTGGGACAGTCACACTTTCCCCGGTCGCTGCTTCGGAAAGTGTGACTGTCCCACTTATTCTCCACCCACGCGCGCGGGCAGCCGGGCAAGCCTGGCCACCCGCCGGACGAGGCGGCCGATATCGACCGGCTTGGCGACGTAGTCCTGGAACCCGGCCGCGAACGCCTGGTAGCGGTCCTCGGCCCGCGCGTGCGCCGTGACGGCGATCGCCGGCACGCGGCCGATTCTGCCGGGCAGGTCGCGGATGCGCCGCATCAGCACGTGCCCGTCCTCGCCCGGCATCGCGATGTCGGTCATGAGCACGTGGGGATCGAACCCCGGCGCGATCTCCAGCGCTTCGGACCCCGACGAGGCGGTGCGGACGATCGCACCGTGACGCGTCAGGATCTCCGCGAGCAGCTCGCGTTCGTCCGGCTGGTCGTCCACGACGAGCAGGCGGAGCCCGCCGAGCGTTTGCGCATCAACGACCGCCGCGTCGGCGACCGTGCGCGCGGGAGCGCTGCGCGCCGGCAGCGTCACGGCAAACGCGGCCCCGCGTCCCGCGCCCGAGCTCGCCACTTCAATCGAGCCGCCGTGCGACTCGATGAGCGACCGCGCGATGGACAGCCCGAGTCCCAGTCCGCCGAACTGCCGCGTGCTGCTGCTGTCCGCCTGCCGGAAGCGATCGAAGACGTGCGGCAGGAACTCGGCGGAGATGCCGCGGCCCGTGTCCCGCACGAGCAGCCGGATGGTGCCCTCCTCCGTGTGCCGGGCCGTCAGATCCACGCGCCCGCCTCGCTCGGTGAACTTCACCGCGTTCGAGAGCAGGTTCCAGATGACCTGCTGCAGGCGGTCCGCGTCTCCCACCATCAGCAGCGGCTTCGATTCGTAGACGACGTTCAGCTGGATGCCTTTCGCCTGCGCGGCGGGCCGGATGACTTCAACGGCGCTGTCGCACACCTCGGCCAGGTCCAGCGCCGCCATGTCCAGCCGCAGCTTCCCCGCCAGCACGCGTGACACGTCGAGCAGGTCCTCGATGAGCTGCACCTGCATGCGCGCGTTGCGCTCGATCGTGGACAGCGCCCGCTCCACTTCCGGGTCCATCGGCCTCGTCCTGGCCAGCGCCGCCCAGCCAAGGATCGCGTTGAGCGGCGTGCGCAGCTCGTGCGAGAGCGTGGCCAGGAACTCGTCCTTCACGCGGTTGGCTTCGGCGTGCGCCGCGCGCTCCTGGATCAGGCGGTTGCGCTCGGCTTCCACCGCGCGCCGGTCGGTGATGTCGCGGATCGCGGAGACGACCAACCGGCTGCTGTCAGATGACAGGGGGCTGAGGCTGATCTCCACCGGGAACTCCGACCCGTCGCTGCGAAGCGCGTACAGCTCGAGGTTCGCGCCCATCGGGCGTGTCTTCGCGTTGCGGAGGTACGCGTCGCGGTGGCCAACGTGCGCGGGCCGGTAGCGATGCGGGACGAGCAGTTCGATTTCCCGGCCGATCATCTCGTTCCGCGTGTAGCCGAACAGGCGCTCGGCCTGCGCGTTGACGCGCACGATTCGCCCACGCCCGTCGCTGATGACCATCGCGTCGGGAGCGGCTTCGAGCAGGGCGAGGAAACCGCTCTCCTGGAGCGGGTCGGCGTGAGACACGGCGCAGCAGGGCAAATTA of Acidobacteriota bacterium contains these proteins:
- a CDS encoding ATP-binding protein — its product is MENGVKYSLPDSRAVEISAARENGAVVIRVADDGPGVPEADLANLFEPFFRVDRSRSRKTGGYGLGLSICKRIVEAHGGEISVRNRSPRGAKFTIRLPTRS
- a CDS encoding GIY-YIG nuclease family protein, with the protein product MPFVYIVRCADGTLYTGCAKDLDARVATHNGARGAKYTRGRLPVVLVYKERCRSLGAALRREHEIKRLRRREKEALVRNKCDSHTFRNRHAGKC
- a CDS encoding RNA polymerase sigma factor, translated to MYVVSAAVLEQWNGLSDEQVVAQVLRGQTALFEVLMRRYNERIYRAARAIVRDEREAEDVMQQAYVNAYAHLRQFSGAARFSTWLTKIAINEALARVRRRQRYEPFDETSNVEPFMTPGSTDDPERQAFSGELRGLLEWAIDRLPDGSREVFMLRDVEGLSTAEVAETLEVSEDVVKTRLSRARAALRQSLLERTGATAPDAFRFYRPRCDRVVAAVLARITGGE
- a CDS encoding response regulator, which gives rise to MSHADPLQESGFLALLEAAPDAMVISDGRGRIVRVNAQAERLFGYTRNEMIGREIELLVPHRYRPAHVGHRDAYLRNAKTRPMGANLELYALRSDGSEFPVEISLSPLSSDSSRLVVSAIRDITDRRAVEAERNRLIQERAAHAEANRVKDEFLATLSHELRTPLNAILGWAALARTRPMDPEVERALSTIERNARMQVQLIEDLLDVSRVLAGKLRLDMAALDLAEVCDSAVEVIRPAAQAKGIQLNVVYESKPLLMVGDADRLQQVIWNLLSNAVKFTERGGRVDLTARHTEEGTIRLLVRDTGRGISAEFLPHVFDRFRQADSSSTRQFGGLGLGLSIARSLIESHGGSIEVASSGAGRGAAFAVTLPARSAPARTVADAAVVDAQTLGGLRLLVVDDQPDERELLAEILTRHGAIVRTASSGSEALEIAPGFDPHVLMTDIAMPGEDGHVLMRRIRDLPGRIGRVPAIAVTAHARAEDRYQAFAAGFQDYVAKPVDIGRLVRRVARLARLPARVGGE